Proteins from one Argopecten irradians isolate NY chromosome 15, Ai_NY, whole genome shotgun sequence genomic window:
- the LOC138308744 gene encoding zinc finger protein 729-like — MEADEYEEPSTGRQLGKRFSIHSCMVYDEMRRFGQLCDAVIKVEHREFPIHRAIMSACSPYFRALFTNAFDSVGKREVEIPGVSGDIMQIIIDYAYTRHARIDQSNVEHLLPAADQLLVHGLVTKCCDFLAGQLEPENCIGIYNFARAYFCHKLVKKAYRFLMHNFTRVLASSSEYNELTVGEVCEILSSEDLNVKNEEMTFAALLQWIDHDPDNRKCHIVSLLRTVRLGLMSTQFFVEKVKAHPYVKDNAECKPLVIETLKFLYALDLNEDKNLDITNPLACPRVPHEVMFVVGGWSAGTPTNTMETYDTRADKWIICDSSDEEPRAYHGTATIHRKIYIIGGFDGTQYYNGVRCFDPIEKTWSEAAPMNSKRCYVSTAVLGDYIYAMGGFDGHVRLNTAEQYLPGRNQWSLIAPMHHQRSDAGATTLNGRLYICGGSNGHECLNTAECYNPDTNQWTLITPMRNRRSGVGVIAYGEQIYALGGFNGIARMNTAERYNPMTDRWQTIPEMFDPRTNFGVEVIDDMIFTIGGFNAVTSICNVECFDKSSDEWFDATDMNMDRSGLSACVVNDLPNVQDYTFKERKSKENKQAEKGAWYGVPDVLRRKLSLFAVQQSLQDDTLDHAVTKDAILNRKSILAKKIERKLKIASEIKMDAQECINTVKFSTNTLTYACDICQKVFKSNIGLSRHKQIHKTKQYGCDVCGKTFRRQSSLHNHSVIHTEDSPFKCPICGKFSKSKERATMHMKTHSGDKPYHCSICGRNFTQMGNLRTHIKTIHAPENAFKCGICSQEFGSNKILISHVLTHANGEILKCDLCGKMFGSKDHYKKHREQLHTATKPFRCHICGNNYKKNSDLKCHLDTHDSSQRYVCDVCGQTFSYNSSLRYHLRIHTGAKPYACEVCGKAFRTSSNRSKHQLSHTNYKPFSCDMCEKSFRDKRSLVIHKRIHSGNRPYQCPICLKSFIVQSELNRHRKKSHQTDVEFSPVNERTITPLSHSKHSNVTELEPMRSILAKVNSRPHEISNTSVNRHKNLINMNDERSPHDVSNNSNLQGNYLHINVPFGDVAQEFPKEGLTIDLHQFPGVNSNPTPVITCLGGNSVQVDSITSGQSILTDNSRYATSAAYPRVVRYARDVMFNANEKHDRNGPPERNEPAHSSYRLPNPGIIINGSDWVSGMGASVTYREPGNTVTPLHSIRSPDMSQHLLTSSQDAIYGDETVPDDAASKCGSVYQPVTTLQTIGVFEPTRNESVIKQNVHLDSTGVINSPQNGGRVEQNVDYSTKTLENQEDQYLGINVDKAIDEALSGIGSHEDEHEKNCEIGQVPSEPMQEYFELEESGMKPTRNSSPDPYTSADSLSKIELSLGGEENQCSNGGLIMSTEHSASDGVKCNVDEDTNIKKNENENKNATQYNVEDKEDRRNTSVEEKGLESLQAADELSNVGDKPSRDHKQFDKSDLNEAVKSVVRRTPKVAKVKRKPKSKMLYCSDGNLGSDQLDAVAVTRRSHRRRTTTQKRLNSQMVSAVPKDSIFSKRASSYQSKRNPNMDITELVCTVCKIQLPNIRMLRRHMKSKHSTDVNTTEFGCSLCRKTYPCKSSLQVHIRTHTSTPHTCPVCQKRFRRPSYLRRHMVIHTDENPYRCRYCGKDFTCQNLLKSHVMIHTGNKPYQCHVCGTRFTQQTQLTNHQKQHAPEKAFKCDDCGVEFADNLELLSHCITAHAREGNKCGVCGKMFGRKEHLDKHKEIHNRESRRYKCKFCEDSFLNKNDCRTHEAIHTDEKSFSCEYCGKQFRHKSGLKYHIRTHTGEKPYTCKTCGKSFRTNSYLHKHMMFHTGVRPYRCEQCDKGFTCKNDLVAHVRTHTGERPFACQICGKSFKEMATMKKHVTSIHTCPICGTTFVDRSELSMHIASHQIGITSAPSLP, encoded by the exons ATGGAGGCTGACGAATACGAAGAGCCTTCGACAGGCAGACAGCTGGGAAAGAGGTTCAGTATCCACTCGTGTATGGTTTACGATGAAATGAGAAGATTCGGCCAGCTCTGTGACGCCGTGATAAAAGTAGAGCACAGAGAGTTTCCTATTCATAGAGCCATCATGTCAGCGTGTAGCCCGTACTTCCGGGCGCTTTTCACCAATGCTTTTGATTCCGTAGGGAAGCGGGAAGTCGAGATACCGGGTGTTTCCGGCGACATCATGCAGATCATTATAGACTATGCTTACACACGGCATGCTAGAATAGACCAGAGTAATGTGGAACACCTACTTCCGGCGGCGGACCAGCTACTGGTCCACGGTCTCGTCACAAAGTGCTGTGATTTCCTTGCTGGGCAACTGGAACCGGAAAACTGTATCGGTATTTATAATTTCGCGCGAGCTTACTTCTGTCACAAGTTGGTAAAGAAGGCCTATCGCTTCTTGATGCATAACTTTACCCGAGTTCTGGCGTCGAGTTCGGAGTACAATGAGTTGACTGTTGGTGAAGTATGTGAAATATTATCCTCTGAAGACCTCAATGTTAAGAATGAAGAAATGACTTTTGCTGCCTTGTTACAGTGGATTGATCACGATCCCGATAACAGGAAGTGTCACATTGTGTCGTTACTCCGGACAGTTCGACTAGGATTAATGTCGACACAGTTCTTTGTCGAGAAAGTGAAGGCGCATCCGTACGTTAAGGACAATGCCGAATGTAAACCTTTAGTTATCGAAACACTCAAGTTTCTTTATGCTCTCGACTTAAACGAGGACAAGAACCTCGACATAACGAATCCTTTAGCGTGCCCGAGGGTGCCACATGAGGTGATGTTTGTGGTGGGCGGCTGGAGTGCAGGGACACCCACTAATACCATGGAAACGTACGACACACGCGCAGATAAATGGATTATCTGTGATTCCAGCGATGAAG AACCTCGAGCCTATCACGGAACGGCGACAATCCACAGGAAAATCTACATCATTGGAGGGTTTGACGGGACGCAGTACTACAATGGGGTTCGCTGCTTTGATCCGATCGAGAAGACTTGGTCTGAAGCGGCGCCAATGAACTCAAAAAG ATGCTACGTCAGTACGGCTGTCCTAGGGGACTACATCTACGCTATGGGAGGATTTGATGGTCACGTGAGGCTGAATACAGCGGAGCAATATCTGCCTGGCCGGAACCAGTGGAGCCTTATTGCACCTATGCACCACCAGCGTAGTGACGCAGGCGCAACAACGCTCAATG GAAGGCTTTATATATGTGGCGGGTCCAATGGGCATGAGTGCTTGAACACAGCAGAATGTTACAACCCCGACACCAACCAATGGACACTAATCACGCCCATGCGCAATAGACGTAGTGGAGTCGGCGTGATAGCCTATGGCGAACAGATCTACGCTCTTGGCGGCTTCAACGGAATCGCCCGGATGAACACAGCGGAGCGATATAACCCGATGACGGACCGGTGGCAGACGATTCCGGAAATGTTTGACCCCCGAACCAACTTCGGTGTAGAG GTTATAGACGATATGATATTTACTATCGGCGGATTTAATGCTGTCACCTCTATCTGTAATGTGGAATGTTTCGACAAAAGCTCGGACGAATG GTTTGATGCTACAGACATGAACATGGACAGAAGTGGGCTGAGCGCATGCGTCGTGAACGATCTGCCAAATGTTCAAGATTATACATTCAAAGAAAGAAAATcgaaagaaaataaacaagcTGAGAAA GGTGCTTGGTACGGTGTCCCAGACGTTCTTAGGAGAAAGCTTTCCTTATTTGCTGTACAACAGAGCCTACAAGACGACACTTTAGACCACGCCGTCACAAAAGACGCCATACTCAACC GAAAATCAATTTTGGCAAAAAAGATTGAAAGAAAACTCAAAATTGCTAGTGAGATCAAGATGGACGCACAAGAATGTATAAATACTGTGAAATTCAGCACAAATACTCTTACTTACGCTTGCGATATATGTCAAAAAGTCTTTAAGTCCAATATTGGTTTAAGCAGACACAAACAAATTCATAAAACCAAACAGTATGGATGCGATGTATGCGGGAAGACATTTCGCCGTCAAAGTTCCCTGCATAATCATAGTGTAATTCACACTGAAGATAGTCCTTTCAAATGTCCAATCTGTGGGAAGTTCTCCAAATCCAAAGAGAGAGCTACAATGCACATGAAAACACATTCTGGTGATAAACCATACCACTGCAGTATCTGCGGGAGGAACTTCACACAAATGGGAAATCTACGGACACACATAAAGACCATCCATGCACCTGAAAATGCCTTCAAATGTGGTATCTGTTCTCAGGAATTCGGCAGCAACAAGATCTTAATTTCGCATGTTTTAACCCATGCCAATGGCGAGATTCTGAAATGTGACCTCTGTGGCAAGATGTTCGGTAGTAAAGACCATTACAAGAAGCACAGGGAACAACTCCACACGGCAACCAAACCGTTTAGGTGCCACATATGTGGCAACAACTACAAGAAAAATTCCGATCTGAAATGTCACCTTGACACTCATGATTCGTCTCAGAGGTATGTGTGTGATGTCTGCGGACAGACGTTCAGCTACAACTCCTCACTTCGGTACCACTTGAGAATCCACACTGGTGCTAAGCCGTACGCATGTGAAGTGTGTGGGAAGGCGTTCCGGACCTCCTCCAACAGGAGCAAACACCAGCTGAGCCACACGAACTACAAACCGTTCAGTTGTGATATGTGTGAAAAGTCATTCCGGGACAAACGTTCACTTGTTATTCATAAACGAATACATTCCGGGAATAGACCGTACCAGTGTCCGATATGTCTTAAATCTTTCATTGTTCAGTCCGAACTCAACAGGCACCGTAAGAAAAGTCATCAGACGGATGTGGAATTCAGCCCGGTTAATGAACGCACTATTACACCATTATCGCATTCGAAACATTCTAATGTCACAGAATTAGAACCTATGAGATCGATATTGGCCAAAGTTAATAGTAGACCCCACGAAATTTCGAATACCTCTGTCAATCGTCACAAAAACTTAATCAATATGAATGATGAACGTAGTCCACATGATGTCTCCAATAACTCTAATCTACAAGGAAATTATTTACACATCAACGTCCCTTTCGGAGATGTTGCACAGGAGTTCCCAAAAGAAGGCCTAACGATTGATTTACATCAATTTCCAGGCGTAAATTCAAATCCTACACCAGTAATAACATGTTTGGGAGGAAATTCAGTCCAGGTCGACAGCATAACGTCTGGCCAATCTATCCTTACGGACAACAGTCGGTACGCTACGTCAGCAGCCTATCCCAGGGTCGTTAGATATGCACGGGATGTGATGTTTAACGCTAATGAAAAACATGACAGAAACGGACCACCGGAGAGGAACGAACCAGCACATTCATCCTACAGGCTCCCAAACCCTGGCATCATAATCAACGGCTCAGATTGGGTTAGCGGGATGGGAGCCAGTGTGACTTATCGGGAGCCGGGTAATACTGTTACACCACTTCATTCAATCAGAAGCCCGGACATGTCACAGCATCTTCTGACTTCATCACAAGATGCAATTTACGGTGATGAGACGGTGCCAGACGATGCCGCATCTAAGTGTGGAAGTGTATATCAGCCCGTTACCACATTACAAACAATAGGAGTATTTGAACCAACGCGAAACGAGAgtgttataaaacaaaatgtacatttagatAGCACCGGGGTAATTAATTCTCCACAAAATGGAGGAAGGGTAGAACAAAATGTGGACTACAGTACAAAGACATTAGAAAATCAAGAAGATCAATATTTGGGCATCAACGTCGACAAAGCTATTGACGAAGCGTTAAGTGGAATCGGTAGTCATGAAGACGAACATGAAAAGAATTGTGAAATAGGCCAAGTGCCTAGTGAACCAATGCAGGAATATTTTGAGTTAGAGGAAAGCGGTATGAAACCAACTCGTAACAGTTCACCCGACCCTTATACATCCGCCGATAGTTTGTCTAAAATAGAATTGTCATTAGGAGGGGAAGAGAACCAGTGTAGCAATGGCGGACTGATAATGTCAACAGAACACTCTGCTAGTGATGGTGTTAAATGCAATGTGGATGAAGATACCAATATcaaaaagaatgaaaatgaaaacaaaaatgctACACAGTATAACGTGGAGGACAAAGAGGATCGACGTAACACCTCTGTGGAAGAGAAAGGTCTAGAAAGTCTGCAAGCAGCAGACGAACTATCAAACGTCGGGGATAAACCTTCTCGTGATCATAAACAATTCGACAAATCAGATTTAAACGAGGCGGTAAAATCTGTTGTGAGACGTACGCCAAAAGTTGCAAAAGTAAAACGAAAACCTAAATCTAAAATGTTATATTGTAGTGATGGTAATCTTGGTAGTGATCAATTAGATGCCGTTGCCGTAACACGCAGAAGTCATAGAAGGCGTACAACAACACAGAAAAGACTGAATTCTCAAATGGTGTCCGCAGTTCCAAAAGATTCCATCTTTAGTAAACGTGCTTCCTCGTATCAATCTAAACGAAATCCAAACATGGACATTACGGAATTGGTCTGCACTGTGTGTAAAATACAACTCCCGAATATACGGATGTTGAGGCGACACATGAAATCAAAGCATTCAACTGACGTAAACACCACAGAATTTGGTTGTTCTCTATGTCGTAAGACATATCCCTGTAAATCAAGTCTACAGGTCCACATTAGGACCCACACCTCAACCCCACACACCTGTCCAGTATGTCAGAAACGATTCAGACGACCGTCGTATCTGAGACGTCACATGGTAATCCACACAGACGAGAACCCGTACAGATGCCGCTATTGTGGTAAAGATTTCACCTGTCAGAATCTGCTCAAATCCCACGTAATGATACACACGGGCAATAAGCCGTACCAGTGTCATGTGTGTGGTACGAGGTTCACTCAACAGACACAGCTAACCAACCACCAGAAACAACACGCTCCGGAAAAGGCCTTCAAATGTGACGACTGTGGTGTTGAGTTCGCCGACAACCTAGAACTTTTGTCGCACTGTATCACTGCGCATGCACGGGAAGGTAATAAGTGTGGTGTCTGCGGGAAAATGTTTGGAAGGAAGGAACATCTTGATAAACACAAGGAAATTCATAACCGTGAGAGtcggagatataaatgcaagtTTTGTGAGGACTCttttttgaataaaaatgatTGTAGAACGCACGAAGCCATCCATACTGATGAAAAATCGTTTTCATGTGAATACTGCGGGAAACAGTTCCGCCACAAATCAGGACTCAAATACCATATACGAACGCATACAGGTGAAAAGCCGTACACGTGTAAAACATGTGGCAAGTCATTCAGGACGAATTCGTACTTACACAAGCATATGATGTTCCATACGGGTGTAAGGCCCTACAGATGTGAACAATGCGATAAAGGGTTCACGTGTAAAAATGACCTAGTCGCGCACGTGAGGACTCACACAGGTGAAAGACCGTTCGCTTGCCAAATATGTGGTAAATCCTTCAAGGAAATGGCAACCATGAAGAAACATGTAaccagtatacatacatgtcCTATATGTGGGACTACATTCGTTGACAGGTCGGAACTGAGCATGCATATTGCATCTCACCAGATTGGGATAACCAGTGCCCCGTCGCTCCCGTAA
- the LOC138309091 gene encoding perlucin-like, whose product MSLTLSYPILFVFLYTGKVIGEACPNGWTRHDDSCYFFMDIHETWQDASAHCEAFDAQLASIETQREDDFLRNHLVQLHAHDPTSRVMYWVDGTDVSTESEWVWAYSEEPILDYTHWCPNQPDNAGSNEDCLRLGKVGSYCGFGWDDGDCESKEFFVCERHDKDITEPNVDGAVSGIIG is encoded by the exons ATGTCGCTGACTCTGTCATACCCAATactgtttgtgtttttgtacaCAGGCAAAG TAATTGGCGAGGCTTGTCCCAATGGCTGGACCAGACACGACGACTCCTGCTATTTCTTTATGGACATACACGAAACCTGGCAGGACGCTTCG GCTCATTGCGAGGCGTTCGACGCTCAGCTGGCTTCCATCGAGACTCAGAGAGAAGACGACTTTCTCAGGAACCATCTCGTCCAACTTCACG CCCATGACCCGACTAGCCGTGTGATGTACTGGGTGGACGGGACTGATGTGTCCACAGAGTCTGAGTGGGTCTGGGCCTACTCGGAGGAGCCGATCCTAGATTACACCCACTGGTGTCCAAATCAGCCCGACAACGCGGGCTCCAACGAGGACTGTCTCCGGCTTGGCAAGGTCGGCAGTTACTGTGGATTCGGCTGGGACGACGGCGATTGTGAATCGAAGGAATTCTTTGTCTGTGAGAGACACGACAAAGA CATCACCGAGCCTAACGTGGACGGAGCTGTGTCTGGAATCATTGGATGA